In one window of Arctopsyche grandis isolate Sample6627 chromosome 6, ASM5162203v2, whole genome shotgun sequence DNA:
- the LOC143913154 gene encoding uncharacterized protein LOC143913154, giving the protein MSDLNKVDSVEKAKTMIASGVTEYEVGKYPVAKIIFGSVLQFYRNHHGLKHDETVAVLKKLIDVERKLQNFKEVKVLLGELVSVHGDQDVKSVDAMLDLSDVEQVLVNRSEAKKWAEKCLQICEKTYNRKSLEVARVLVNLSHIESVANKSQAEKHLDEVVNTYQHICGNKDIRYGYALFNLGILQRDMAEYKKSKVSLTNAYSVFTNDNKCDEIETANVLLNLSTVTKILGEFSTAEKHVLDALKIYNKKYGEDNYRSVGLLINLSDIEVRMKRYENAKKSLEKVQNVFENLYGPEHINTAHILFNLSKVEMKLNHVKQSKKLLERVLQVYEVCYKHGNINTTNVLLDLIMCEKSLKNYNKAEELLNKVIPIYRTQKSDIDTSEIMFLMSRVQINLGKYREAKTLLTEIKPTYEKKYGTASVELANILLNLSAVEKGLHNYPLSKIHLNQILAKCDLTPVLKADVKMNMSNIEIENENYLEAKKLVTEAMEIYKNYKMDLRCASAWLNLSNIEKDLGNYTSSREHLENVLTKYKTQYGPSSIETAEVMVNLSNVKNDLGEYDKESLEKVISIFEEHYGPDHFETARIRLNLSNVKSEIGIYERAKAKVLKISNNNGNSDSLDIPKDIIDDGINHGLTNFQEVKCLLERVLAAYKEYFGPDHHKTAGVLLSMSNVEVSLGNYTKAMEYLDKILPIFEHRYGTEHTETTGVYLNMSIAESSMGNYAKAKDYLDRVFKSYNSINVAPNHPLYITAEFNLAKIENKMNNRKDAKTLLEKILPLYEKCYGVKHLKIGIILLHIVVSCEDSEDKNRFGKRLKFFSQEIRDNNNLL; this is encoded by the coding sequence ATGTCCGATTTGAACAAAGTGGACAGTGTGGAGAAAGCCAAAACTATGATAGCGTCCGGTGTGACGGAATACGAAGTCGGGAAATATCCGGTGGCTAAAATCATTTTCGGTAGCGTCTTACAGTTCTACAGGAATCATCACGGCTTAAAACACGATGAAACGGTCGCCGTTCTAAAGAAGCTCATCGACGTCGAACGAAAACTGCAAAATTTCAAGGAAGTCAAAGTCTTACTCGGAGAGCTCGTATCAGTTCATGGAGACCAGGACGTGAAATCTGTCGATGCGATGCTCGACTTGAGCGACGTCGAACAGGTGCTGGTCAATCGCAGTGAAGCCAAGAAGTGGGCCGAAAAGTGTCTACAGATATGCGAGAAAACGTACAATCGGAAAAGTCTGGAAGTTGCTCGTGTTCTGGTGAACCTGAGCCACATCGAGAGTGTCGCGAATAAATCGCAAGCCGAGAAGCATCTCGATGAAGTCGTTAACACGTATCAGCACATTTGTGGAAACAAGGATATAAGATATGGTTATGCTTTATTCAATCTAGGCATCCTTCAGAGGGATATGGCagaatataaaaaatctaaGGTTTCGCTCACAAACGCTTACTCTGTATTTACGAATGATAACAAATGTGACGAAATTGAAACTGCCAATGTTTTACTAAATTTAAGTACCGTCACTAAAATCCTAGGTGAATTTTCTACAGCAGAGAAACATGTTTTAGatgctttaaaaatatataataaaaaatatggtgaAGACAACTATAGATCCGTTGgccttttaataaatttgagtGATATCGAAGTCAGGATGAAAAGATACGAAAATGCGAAGAAATCGCTCGAGAAGGTACAAAATGTGTTTGAAAATCTGTACGGACCCGAACATATAAACACAGCACATATTTTGTTCAACTTGAGCAAAGTCGAAATGAAATTAAACCATGTGAAACAGTCGAAGAAATTACTCGAACGTGTATTGCAAGTGTACGAAGTGTGCTATAAACATGGGAATATAAACACAACCAACGTTCTGCTGGATCTAATCATGTGCGAAAAGTCTTTGAAAAACTATAACAAAGCAGAGGAATTGCTCAACAAAGTCATACCTATATACAGAACCCAGAAATCAGACATCGATACGTCTGAGATAATGTTTTTGATGAGCAGGGTGCAGATAAATCTAGGCAAATACAGGGAAGCCAAAACCTTGCTCACAGAAATCAAACCCACGTATGAGAAAAAATATGGTACTGCATCTGTTGAATTGGCTAATATCCTGTTGAATTTGAGTGCAGTAGAAAAAGGTTTGCACAATTACCCTCTCTCGAAAATTCATCTCAATCAGATCCTCGCCAAATGTGATTTGACTCCTGTGCTCAAAGCCGACGTTAAAATGAACATGTCCAACATCGAAATCGAAAATGAAAACTATCTCGAAGCAAAGAAATTGGTTACTGAAGCGatggaaatatataaaaattataaaatggacCTGAGATGTGCAAGTGCTTGGCTTAATTTGAGCAACATTGAAAAAGATCTAGGTAACTATACATCGAGTCGAGAACATCTCGAAAATGTCTTGACTAAATACAAAACACAATATGGGCCGAGTAGCATTGAGACGGCCGAAGTCATGGTCAATTTGAGCAATGTTAAGAACGACTTGGGGGAGTATGACAAAGAAAGCCTCGAGAAAGTCATCTCTATATTTGAGGAACATTACGGACCCGATCATTTCGAAACAGCTCGCATTCGGTTGAATTTAAGCAACGTCAAAAGTGAAATAGGGATCTACGAAAGAGCAAAAGCAAAAGTTTTGAAAATATCTAACAACAACGGCAACTCAGACAGCTTAGATATACCCAAGGATATAATAGATGATGGTATCAATCACGGTTTGACCAATTTCCAGGAGGTTAAATGTCTGTTGGAGAGAGTTTTAGCCGCTTATAAAGAGTATTTCGGACCCGATCACCATAAAACAGCTGGCGTCCTGCTCAGCATGAGTAACGTGGAAGTATCCTTGGGTAATTATACAAAAGCTATGGAGTATTTGGACAAGATCTTGCCGATATTCGAGCATCGTTACGGAACTGAGCACACGGAAACCACTGGAGTGTACCTCAATATGAGTATCGCTGAAAGCAGCATGGGCAACTACGCTAAAGCGAAGGATTATCTTGATCGTGTTTTCAAATCATACAATAGTATTAATGTTGCACCTAATCATCCTCTATATATCACCGCTGAGTTTAATCTGGCTAAAATCGAAAACAAAATGAATAATCGTAAAGATGCTAAAACTTTGCTAGAAAAAATCTTACCCTTGTATGAAAAATGTTATGGAgtgaagcatttaaaaattggaATCATTCTATTGCATATAGTAGTATCTTGCGAAGATTCGGAAGATAAAAACCGTTTTGGTAAaaggttgaaatttttttcacaGGAAATAagggataataataatttgctTTAA